Within Mongoliitalea daihaiensis, the genomic segment TGTCCGGCGGCACCTTTCAATAAGTTGTCTATAGCGGAATAAATTACTAACATCCCACCTTCTTTTTGAACGTGAAGAATGCATTTATTGGTATTTATTACTTGCTTGAGATCGATATCCTGCACAGATACAAATGTAAAAGCAGCGTCTTTGTAGAATTCCTGGTAGGTTTGTATAGCTTCTTCTTCACTGCCTTCAAAAGGAAAATAAGCTGTTATCCAAATGCCTCTTGTAAAGTTGCCTCTGTAGGGAACGAATAAAATTTCCCCCCCAAAGGACGGATCTAAATGCTTGAATGTTTGCCGAATTTCCTTCAAGTGTTGATGGGTAAATAACTTGTAAACGGAGAGATTATTGGTTCTGTAAGAGAAGTGGCTCGTATCGGCTAGTTTTTTACCAGCTCCAGTACTTCCTGTAATACCTGACACATGAATAGTATCTTTCACCCAACCTTTTGAAATTGCAGGCGCCAATGCCAATTGAATTCCTGTAGCAAAACAGCCTGGGTTCGCAATTTTCTTGGCTTGTTGAATAGTGGTCAAATTTATTTCAGGTAGACCATAGACAAAATCATGGCTTTCATCGCGAAAATCCGTA encodes:
- the argC gene encoding N-acetyl-gamma-glutamyl-phosphate reductase; its protein translation is MTTIKTAIIGGAGYTGGELVRLLIHHPHVEIAYIHSNSQKNKPVTSTHPDLLGETDLLFTDAVQTEGIQAVFLALPHGETKSFLDTHPFAEDTIIIDLSTDFRDESHDFVYGLPEINLTTIQQAKKIANPGCFATGIQLALAPAISKGWVKDTIHVSGITGSTGAGKKLADTSHFSYRTNNLSVYKLFTHQHLKEIRQTFKHLDPSFGGEILFVPYRGNFTRGIWITAYFPFEGSEEEAIQTYQEFYKDAAFTFVSVQDIDLKQVINTNKCILHVQKEGGMLVIYSAIDNLLKGAAGQAIQNFNIALGFSQQTGLQLKSIAF